The Stratiformator vulcanicus genome has a segment encoding these proteins:
- a CDS encoding DUF6754 domain-containing protein yields the protein MTNKLQITSIAIGAGIFASLLVSIAFVAPAGVESGRVWTGLFLILVTAVIGIFIVAARGGANLKIRHIPGLDAVAEAVGRATEMGRRILFVPGIQDVKDMQTIAGITVLAKVARTAAEYDAEIRVPVARSLVMAMCRETVQSSYLLAGRPDSYNADDIYYLTDEQFGFSAAVTGEMIRDEPAACFYMGAFFAESLLLAETGQAVGAVQVAATAEPSQLPFFVAACDYTLIGEELFAASAYLSGEPQQLGSLKGQDFGKLLACLLILIGCVIATAAQFSDSDVFTGPLTYLSENMLGVKGFWNLETSE from the coding sequence ATGACGAACAAATTGCAAATCACGAGCATTGCGATCGGAGCAGGGATATTCGCATCCCTCCTGGTATCAATCGCATTCGTTGCTCCGGCCGGTGTTGAGTCGGGACGCGTGTGGACCGGTCTGTTCTTAATTCTTGTGACGGCAGTCATTGGCATCTTTATTGTCGCCGCGAGAGGCGGAGCCAACTTAAAAATTCGGCATATCCCCGGCCTCGACGCCGTGGCGGAAGCGGTCGGCCGGGCGACGGAGATGGGGCGCCGCATTCTGTTTGTGCCCGGCATCCAGGATGTGAAGGATATGCAGACCATCGCCGGAATTACGGTCCTGGCGAAAGTGGCCCGCACCGCGGCAGAATACGACGCGGAAATCCGCGTTCCAGTCGCCCGCTCGCTTGTGATGGCGATGTGCCGCGAAACGGTGCAGTCGAGTTATCTCCTCGCAGGCCGACCCGATTCTTACAACGCGGATGATATTTACTATCTGACCGATGAGCAGTTTGGTTTCTCAGCGGCCGTGACCGGCGAAATGATACGGGACGAACCCGCTGCGTGCTTCTATATGGGGGCCTTCTTTGCCGAGTCGCTCTTGCTTGCTGAGACGGGGCAGGCCGTCGGCGCCGTTCAAGTCGCAGCGACCGCGGAGCCGAGCCAATTGCCGTTCTTCGTGGCCGCGTGCGACTATACCTTGATTGGCGAAGAACTCTTTGCGGCGTCGGCTTATCTGTCTGGTGAGCCGCAGCAGCTCGGCAGCTTGAAAGGGCAGGATTTCGGCAAGCTGCTGGCCTGCTTACTCATCCTCATCGGATGTGTGATCGCGACGGCGGCGCAGTTTAGCGACTCAGATGTCTTTACCGGTCCGCTTACCTATCTGAGCGAAAATATGCTCGGCGTTAAAGGCTTTTGGAATCTGGAGACTAGCGAGTGA